Proteins co-encoded in one Dendropsophus ebraccatus isolate aDenEbr1 chromosome 9, aDenEbr1.pat, whole genome shotgun sequence genomic window:
- the LOC138800558 gene encoding up-regulator of cell proliferation-like — METYRNSKMTLRDVLSIGRENLNNFKPKKTGALPKHFLINIVSLDRNARKTELDDNWSGKGSSVNDELFDLFDNKTENRRSKSLHPLDVLCAVLNCSDKCLQQEIITKMSMCQFAVPVLLPPGDGPDFTFMLWAMRDIVKKWRPESLADSKGFREDNVVNIEMPIFSFVRLGPNKLSKSKVLNQVLNPAQQLYDFFIHDNMEGGNIERKISDGLVEMSWYFPCGKSDVFSEPIAVANLRGDLETNWEQFTFLTRISSAIFIFIESMCERQLRLLSSCNPNDTKFYFIVTPGKDKAVDPETREHIKNLLSRLKIEKTNAILKSSSTNDAEFMNKIQKIINSQLQNNTKLVKLKDIAKQASNLNIDIDEASPELQKTRQYALNITSKIKNVEIFKNQSLTLQGDLWKQLSKLEKEFCRMTKQGGENQEMYVSKLKEKQYILHRQQYEHVLPEAMVLFINAITHLSKDEKLHFLKWMKSELDSIARTNLSRLQDEYKEKCNNPDASANLQELKQLDKRISESSLGIEHFLRELGQFYEAEYSTARNASKQFSHLPGIAADLLLDGFPLELIDGDASNIPLQWITDVLTELDRKTGGRCRMRVITVLGVQSTGKSTLLNTMFGLQFPVASGRCTRGAFMTLLRVQENIQEEIGCEFILVIDTEGLKAPELASLVDSYEHDNELATLVVGLSDITIVNMAMENTTEMKDILQIVVHAFLRMKEIGKRPNCQFVHQNVSDVSAHDKNMRHRKKLLEQLDEMTRIAANMEKRSGFDKFSDVMDYDLNKHNWYIPGLWQGVPPMAPVNSGYSEHVSEFKKYLLQFLRTQKHQGKASTIPDFCEWVRSLWTAVKHEKFIFNFRNSLVAEAYNKLSQQFSMWEWSFTKEIHNWAVRKETNIKNQPTNNCDDNREETIRDLDRLLNYEEKKMLDLVEKYFESDSENINLIEKYHEDFKMSVTSLSGELRRNAIDKYEKTLSIQKGNRKIQDIKEQYQVIIEEKIDELLKTCREKNNELSDREVEAEFNAMWKKTLSNLQIEKLQRCNVSDGILQQLRQDMSKKGPDINKTLLAVGNLTERSGIFKVDKNHVDTVWIKKMWNKAFGNSNKTYKILEEFATSLIAMCDRYVTEKENATEDYDDTYCQEILQMINTKLNDKESKSLHFTVQFELDIKLFIFTTASKRFQQIHDRFITANDPKTCMDNLKPDYLTIFLDNFKAKDESQIRGRQFCEKCLTPAITQYVYDHLGKRMVDDILHGPNNQIFSSRSFFQYNLLKNLMDEMSFEKYVQYIRIYEHFSKDWILKKITATYQMPGSLERLQADLIRSISNDVKEVLREDTILSSEDIPQFLKNVQKKLNEKLVISQTAMKMIAFNNEVNVPQFSNDIQLFLASMEDQVLSDLKSMSLESVLSKIKLKPQDELFRIVIGCGNQCPFCKVPCEAGGADHKDHFASVHRPKGLGAYVYNVSDILVLDICSTSVVSDVATFKNSATEGKPHPYKEYRTYYPDWSIQPDPSIQSSDYWKYIFAQFNERFAEEYEAKPADLPDDWKEITKEDALRSLKKIFHMSE, encoded by the coding sequence ATGGAGACTTATCGGAATTCAAAGATGACTCTAAGGGATGTTCTGAGCATTGGTAGAGAGAATTTAAATAATTTTAAACCTAAAAAAACAGGAGCTCTCCCTAAGCACTTCCTAATAAATATTGTATCTTTGGACAGAAATGCAAGAAAAACAGAACTTGATGATAACTGGTCGGGCAAGGGATCAAGTGTAAATGATGAACTTTTTGATTTGTTTGATAATAAAACAGAAAATCGAAGGTCAAAATCTCTTCACCCCTTGGATGTTCTGTGCGCTGTCCTCAACTGCTCAGATAAATGTCTTCAGCAAGAAATTATAACTAAAATGTCCATGTGCCAGTTTGCTGTTCCCGTCTTGCTTCCTCCCGGTGATGGTCCTGATTTCACCTTCATGCTTTGGGCAATGAGAGACATTGTGAAGAAATGGAGACCTGAGTCTCTAGCAGACAGTAAGGGGTTCAGAGAAGACAATGTGGTGAATATTGAGATGCCGATCTTCTCCTTCGTCAGACTGGGGCCAAATAAATTATCTAAATCTAAAGTACTAAATCAAGTTCTTAACCCAGCTCAACAGCTTTATGACTTCTTCATACATGACAACATGGAGGGAGGGAACATTGAGAGGAAGATATCTGATGGGCTGGTGGAGATGTCCTGGTACTTTCCTTGTGGGAAATCTGATGTCTTCTCAGAGCCCATTGCTGTGGCCAATCTACGAGGAGACCTGGAGACCAACTGGGAACAGTTCACATTTCTCACTCGCATCTCATCGGCCATCTTTATATTTATTGAGAGTATGTGTGAGAGACAACTCCGATTACTATCATCCTGCAATCCCAATGACACCAAGTTTTATTTCATTGTCACTCCAGGTAAGGACAAAGCTGTGGACCCAGAGACAAGGGAACACATAAAAAACCTACTTTCACGCCTTAAGATTGAGAAAACAAATGCAATACTAAAATCCTCCTCAACAAATGATGCAGAGTTCATGAACAAGATTCAAAAAATCATCAATAGTCAATTACAAAATAATACTAAACTGGTAAAACTAAAGGATATTGCTAAACAAGCTTCTAATCTTAACATCGATATAGATGAGGCGTCTCCTGAACTGCAGAAAACAAGACAATATGCCCTCAATATTACCTCAAAGATAAAAAACGTAGAAATATTTAAGAATCAAAGCCTGACCCTACAGGGAGATCTGTGGAAACAATTGTCTAAATTAGAAAAGGAATTTTGCAGAATGACAAAACAAGGTGGAGAAAATCAAGAAATGTATGTGTCAAAGCTAAAAGAAAAACAGTATATACTTCATAGACAACAATATGAGCATGTTCTCCCAGAAGCCATGGTGTTATTCATCAATGCAATTACTCATTTGTCTAAAGATGAAAAACTACATTTTCTCAAGTGGATGAAATCTGAACTCGATTCCATTGCAAGAACAAATTTATCCCGATTACAGGATGAATATAAAGAGAAGTGCAACAATCCTGATGCATCGGCCAACCTCCAAGAACTCAAGCAGCTTGATAAGAGAATCTCAGAGAGTTCATTAGGGATCGAGCATTTTCTCCGAGAGTTAGGGCAGTTCTATGAAGCTGAATATTCCACAGCAAGAAATGCATCTAAACAGTTCAGTCACCTCCCAGGCATTGCCGCTGATCTACTGTTGGATGGGTTCCCATTGGAGCTGATTGATGGAGATGCCTCCAACATTCCCTTACAGTGGATAACTGATGTCCTGACTGAGCTGGATAGGAAGACTGGAGGACGATGTAGGATGAGAGTGATAACTGTGCTAGGAGTGCAGAGTACAGGGAAGTCCACCCTCCTGAACACCATGTTTGGTCTACAGTTCCCAGTGGCCAGTGGACGATGCACACGAGGAGCCTTCATGACCCTTCTTAGAGTGCAGGAGAACATCCAGGAGGAGATTGGCTGTGAATTTATTCTGGTGATTGATACTGAAGGGTTAAAAGCTCCTGAATTGGCTTCCCTTGTTGATAGttatgaacatgacaatgagttggcCACATTAGTGGTTGGgttgagtgacatcaccatagtcAACATGGCCATGGAGAACACCACCGAGATGAAAGATATATTACAAATTGTGGTCCATGCATTTCTAAGAATGAAAGAAATTGGAAAGAGACCCAATTGTCAGTTTGTCCATCAGAATGTGAGTGATGTGTCCGCTCATGACAAGAATATGAGACACAGGAAGAAACTTCTAGAACAATTAGATGAAATGACAAGGATAGCTGCAAACATGGAAAAGAGAAGCGGCTTTGACAAATTCAGTGATGTCATGGACTACGACCTGAACAAACACAACTGGTACATTCCCGGACTGTGGCAGGGGGTCCCACCAATGGCTCCTGTGAATTCAGGATACAGTGAACACGTTTCTGAATTTAAAAAATATCTATTACAGTTCCTAAGAACCCAAAAACATCAAGGAAAAGCTTCAACAATACCTGATTTCTGTGAATGGGTGAGAAGTCTGTGGACTGCGGTCAAACATGAGAAATTCATCTTCAATTTCAGGAACAGCCTGGTGGCTGAAGCTTATAATAAGTTGTCGCAGCAGTTCTCTATGTGGGAATGGAGTTTCACCAAAGAGATTCATAACTGGGCAGtgagaaaagaaacaaacattaagAATCAACCAACTAACAATTGTGATGATAACAGAGAAGAGACAATCCGGGATCTTGATCGGCTTCTAAATTAtgaggagaagaaaatgctcGACCTGGTAGAGAAATACTTTGAAAGTGATTCAGAAAACATTAATCTGATAGAAAAATACCATGAAGATTTTAAGATGAGTGTTACAAGTCTAAGTGGAGAGCTGAGGAGAAACGCCATAGACAAGTATGAGAAAACACTTTCAATACAAAAGGGAAACCGAAAGATTCAGGACATTAAGGAACAATACCAGGTGATAATTGAAGAGAAAATTGATGAACTCTTAAAAACCTGCAGAGAGAAGAACAACGAGCTAAGTGATAGAGAAGTAGAAGCTGAATTCAATGCCATGTGGAAGAAGACGCTGTCAAATCTACAAATAGAGAAATTACAGAGGTGTAACGTGAGCGATGGAATTCTGCAGCAACTTAGACAGGACATGAGCAAGAAAGGACCCGATATAAACAAAACACTGCTGGCTGTGGGAAATCTAACAGAACGCTCTGGCATTTTTAAGGTTGATAAAAATCATGTTGACACAGTTTGGATAAAGAAAATGTGGAATAAAGCATTTGGAAATagtaataaaacatataaaatacttGAAGAGTTTGCTACCTCACTGATAGCGATGTGTGACAGATACGTCACGGAGAAGGAGAACGCCACTGAGGACTATGACGACACTTACTGCCAGGAGATTCTGCAGATGATCAATACAAAGCTTAACGATAAAGAGTCCAAAAGTCTTCACTTCACAGTACAGTTTGAGCTGGACATCAAGCTCTTCATTTTTACAACAGCATCTAAGAGGTTTCAGCAGATACATGACAGGTTTATTACAGCTAATGATCCAAAAACCTGCATGGACAACCTAAAGCCTGACTACTTGACTATATTTTTAGACAATTTTAAAGCAAAAGATGAATCTCAGATTAGGGGCAGACAGTTCTGTGAAAAGTGTCTGACCCCGGCAATAACCCAATATGTTTATGATCATCTCGGCAAAAGGATGGTTGATgacatattacatggcccaaaCAACCAGATATTCAGCAGCAGAAGCTTTTTCCAGTACAATCTTCTGAAGAACTTAATGGATGAAATGTCCTTTGAGAAATATGTTCAATATATTAGAATATATGAACATTTTTCAAAAGACTGGATCCTAAAGAAAATCACAGCAACCTACCAGATGCCAGGATCTCTGGAGCGATTACAGGCAGATCTCATCAGGTCTATCAGCAATGACGTGAAAGAAGTTCTTAGAGAAGACACAATTCTGAGCAGTGAAGACATCCCGCAGTTCTTAAAAAATGTGCAGAAGAAGTTAAATGAAAAGCTGGTTATTTCCCAGACAGCAATGAAAATGATAGCCTTCAATAATGAAGTTAATGTTCCTCAGTTCTCAAATGATATTCAGCTTTTTCTTGCTTCAATGGAGGATCAAGTTTTGTCAGATCTTAAGTCTATGAGTTTAGAATCTGTACTTTCAAAAATTAAATTGAAGCCCCAGGACGAGTTGTTCAGGATAGTGATTGGATGTGGAAATCAATGTCCGTTCTGTAAAGTCCCCTGTGAGGCCGGAGGGGCTGATCACAAGGACCACTTTGCATCTGTCCATAGACCAAAAGGGCTAGGGGCATATGTGTATAATGTAAGTGATATACTGGTTCTGGACATATGTAGCACATCTGTTGTATCTGATGTAGCTACTTTTAAAAATTCAGCCACAGAAGGTAAACCTCACCCGTATAAAGAGTATCGCACTTACTATCCAGACTGGTCCATCCAACCCGACCCCAGCATCCAGTCCTCAGATTACTGGAAATACATTTTTGCCCAATTTAATGAAAGATTTGCTGAAGAATATGAAGCCAAACCAGCTGACCTGCCCGATGACTGGAAGGAAATAACAAAAGAAGACGCCCTCCGCAGCTTAAAGAAAATATTTCATATGAGCGAATAA